GCACCATTCTGCTGCATGTTGTACATCAGTTCATCTGCAATGTTGGAAAAAGCAAATACTTCTTTTTCAGCGATACATGGCAGATTGTTGTCGAATGTACATCCATCAATAATGTCTTTTGCAGCTTTTTTAATATCAGCAGTATCGTCAACAATAACAGGTGGGTTACCTGCGCCTGCGCCGATTGCTTTTTTACCAGAAGATAGAACAGATTTTACTACGCCAGGACCACCTGTACAAACCAACATTCTAACTCTTGGATCTTTGTACATTACATCTGCAGTTTGCATGGTTGGTTTTACCATAGAACAAACCAGGCTAGCTGGTCCGCCCGCTGCCAAAGATGCACGGTTTACCAGGTCTACCGCATAGTTGGAAACTTTAATTGCACCTGGATGTGGGTTGAATACAACCGCATTACCAGCAGCAATCATTGCAATAGAGTTGCAAATTACTGTTTCACTTGGGTTGGTACTTGGTGTAATAGCCCCGATGATTCCAAATGGAGCCATCTCTACCAGAGTCAAGCCGCCGTCACCGGACTGTGCTTCTGTCTGAATATCCTCTGTACCAGGTGTTTTATCAGCAACCAAAATATGTTTCAGTGTTTTATGTTCAACACGACCCATTTTGGTTTCTTCAACACCGAGTTTTGCCATAATTTCTGCTTCCGCACGGGTCAGTTTACGGATCTCGGTGATGATTTTTTCACGTTGTTCTACGCTCATGTTGCGGATTACTTTATAAGA
This is a stretch of genomic DNA from Clostridium facile. It encodes these proteins:
- a CDS encoding aldehyde dehydrogenase family protein, which codes for MEFSQNQIDSIVQSVVAQMQGTTPTSAPAYDSTQYNGRQYLGVYATMEEGIDAAADSYKVIRNMSVEQREKIITEIRKLTRAEAEIMAKLGVEETKMGRVEHKTLKHILVADKTPGTEDIQTEAQSGDGGLTLVEMAPFGIIGAITPSTNPSETVICNSIAMIAAGNAVVFNPHPGAIKVSNYAVDLVNRASLAAGGPASLVCSMVKPTMQTADVMYKDPRVRMLVCTGGPGVVKSVLSSGKKAIGAGAGNPPVIVDDTADIKKAAKDIIDGCTFDNNLPCIAEKEVFAFSNIADELMYNMQQNGAYFITAAQADELAKIVLVEKKNEKTGKITYSVSRDWVGRDAKKFAAALGIEVDDSVRCLICEVEEDHLFVQTELMMPILAVVRVKDIDEAIEKAVRAEHGNRHSAHMHSKNIENLSKFAKAIETTIFVKNAPSYAGIGFGAEGHTTFTIAGPTGEGLTSARSFTRKRRCVMKDMFHII